One region of Xylanimonas ulmi genomic DNA includes:
- a CDS encoding thioredoxin family protein: MPQALALVALLAVTTAIGAVWRTRQGRVRVTAPAEATTGPATADRWAALGVALGARVTFVQLSAEVCAPCRATARVLRALAAAEDGVTHHELDVDAHLDLVTRLRVLTTPTVLVLDPDGVEIARASGAMTPAQARAALALCP; the protein is encoded by the coding sequence GTGCCTCAGGCCCTCGCGCTCGTCGCGCTCCTGGCCGTGACCACGGCGATCGGCGCCGTGTGGCGCACCCGGCAAGGCCGCGTGCGCGTGACCGCGCCCGCCGAGGCGACCACGGGCCCAGCCACCGCCGACCGGTGGGCCGCGCTCGGCGTCGCGCTCGGCGCGCGCGTGACGTTCGTCCAGCTCTCGGCCGAGGTGTGCGCCCCGTGCCGGGCCACGGCGCGCGTGCTGCGCGCGCTGGCCGCGGCCGAGGACGGCGTCACCCACCACGAGCTCGACGTCGACGCGCACCTCGACCTCGTCACGCGGCTGCGCGTGCTGACCACCCCGACCGTGCTGGTGCTCGACCCCGACGGCGTCGAGATCGCGCGCGCGAGCGGCGCCATGACACCCGCCCAGGCCCGCGCCGCACTCGCCCTGTGTCCCTGA
- a CDS encoding YgfZ/GcvT domain-containing protein, with protein MTEGARPYASSLLARHGAVAASGPDAGVAWHYGDPVAEQRALARGGAVVDQSHLGVVRVAGQDRHQWLHDITSQDLAALAPRASTELLVLSPQGHIEHAAGVVDDGEATWLLTEADDAAPLAAWLDRMRFTRRVEVADVTADWAAIGEPVAAEGAPGEPVTWWDTWPRVAAGGTRYGPAESEHPGADRPWRLVLVPRADLAAQVAEREAAGWRLAGTWATEALRVEAYRPRLAREVDHRTIPHELDWLRTAVHLHKGCYRGQETVARVHNLGRPPRRLVFLHLDGSGHVLPEPGARVMLDGREVGALTSIARHHELGPVGLAVVRRSVPVDAELVVVGDVASTSVEVAAAQEAVVPGEGVSADRPQSPGPLTRGLSAPDRHGLGTF; from the coding sequence ATGACTGAGGGCGCCCGCCCCTACGCCAGCTCGCTGCTCGCGCGCCACGGCGCCGTCGCCGCCTCAGGCCCCGACGCCGGGGTCGCCTGGCACTACGGCGACCCGGTCGCCGAACAGCGCGCGCTCGCGCGCGGCGGCGCCGTCGTCGACCAGTCGCACCTGGGCGTCGTGCGCGTCGCGGGCCAGGACCGGCACCAGTGGCTGCACGACATCACCTCGCAGGACCTCGCGGCGCTCGCCCCGCGCGCCTCGACCGAACTGCTGGTCCTCAGCCCCCAGGGGCACATCGAGCACGCCGCGGGCGTGGTCGACGACGGCGAGGCGACCTGGCTGCTCACCGAGGCCGACGACGCCGCGCCGCTCGCCGCCTGGCTCGACCGCATGCGCTTCACCCGCCGCGTCGAGGTCGCCGACGTCACCGCCGACTGGGCCGCGATCGGCGAGCCCGTCGCCGCCGAGGGCGCCCCGGGCGAGCCCGTGACCTGGTGGGACACCTGGCCGCGCGTCGCAGCGGGCGGCACCCGCTACGGCCCCGCCGAGTCCGAGCACCCCGGGGCGGACCGGCCGTGGCGGCTCGTCCTCGTGCCACGGGCCGACCTCGCCGCGCAGGTCGCCGAACGGGAGGCCGCGGGCTGGCGCCTGGCCGGGACGTGGGCCACCGAGGCGCTGCGCGTCGAGGCCTACCGCCCGCGCCTGGCGCGCGAGGTCGACCACCGCACCATCCCGCACGAGCTCGACTGGCTGCGCACCGCCGTCCACCTGCACAAGGGCTGCTACCGCGGCCAGGAGACCGTGGCGCGCGTGCACAACCTGGGCCGCCCGCCGCGCCGGCTGGTGTTCCTGCACTTGGACGGCTCGGGGCATGTGCTGCCCGAGCCGGGCGCCCGGGTGATGCTCGACGGTCGCGAGGTCGGCGCGCTCACCTCGATCGCCCGGCACCACGAGCTCGGTCCCGTCGGGCTCGCCGTCGTGCGCCGCAGCGTGCCCGTCGACGCCGAGCTCGTCGTCGTGGGCGACGTCGCGTCCACCAGCGTCGAGGTCGCCGCCGCGCAAGAGGCCGTCGTGCCCGGCGAGGGGGTGTCGGCCGACCGGCCGCAGTCGCCCGGGCCGCTCACACGGGGGCTGTCCGCGCCGGACCGCCACGGTCTCGGGACCTTCTGA
- a CDS encoding DUF4395 domain-containing protein, which produces MSQPEPAPLAPAAVSGIDPRGPRFAAGVTAVLLAVAVVLGVGEATRTAALVLLIVLALSFAVGAARGAQHTWQGWVFRTLVRPRLTPPADLEDPRPPRFAQLVGLIVTGVGAVLGLVGVGAAVPVAAALAFIAAALNAVVGLCLGCELYLLGRRLRTGAASA; this is translated from the coding sequence ATGTCCCAGCCTGAGCCCGCCCCCTTGGCCCCCGCGGCCGTGTCCGGAATCGACCCGCGCGGACCCCGCTTCGCCGCGGGCGTCACCGCCGTGCTGCTCGCCGTCGCCGTGGTCCTCGGCGTCGGGGAGGCGACGCGCACCGCCGCGCTCGTGCTGCTGATCGTGCTCGCGTTGAGCTTCGCCGTCGGCGCCGCGCGCGGCGCGCAGCACACCTGGCAGGGCTGGGTGTTCCGCACCCTCGTGCGCCCCCGGCTCACCCCGCCCGCCGACCTTGAGGACCCGCGCCCGCCGCGGTTCGCGCAACTCGTCGGCCTGATCGTCACCGGCGTCGGCGCCGTGCTCGGCCTGGTCGGCGTCGGGGCGGCCGTGCCCGTCGCGGCCGCGCTGGCGTTCATCGCCGCGGCGCTCAACGCCGTCGTCGGCCTGTGCCTCGGGTGCGAGCTGTACCTGCTGGGCCGCCGCCTGCGCACGGGGGCGGCGTCAGCGTGA
- a CDS encoding FABP family protein has protein sequence MPFAFPEGLAPEVYPLAWLVGGWRGEGVIEHPAVGKRAFVNDVVFDHDGGPYLRYESTVRVLEAGPDDGTVWSTETGYWRVSSDRPEGLDEASHALEVLLADASGRLSLFLGVVGNGRIDLATDFVARTATASEVTAAKRVYGLVEGSLLWAEDLAAFGHPLRSYASAQLARVETPAREGRPHD, from the coding sequence ATGCCCTTCGCTTTCCCCGAGGGCCTCGCGCCCGAGGTCTATCCGTTGGCGTGGCTCGTCGGCGGGTGGCGCGGAGAAGGCGTCATCGAGCACCCCGCGGTCGGCAAGCGCGCGTTCGTCAACGACGTCGTGTTCGACCACGACGGCGGCCCCTACCTGCGCTACGAGTCGACCGTGCGCGTCCTGGAGGCGGGCCCCGACGACGGCACGGTCTGGTCGACCGAGACGGGCTACTGGCGCGTGTCGAGCGACCGCCCCGAGGGGCTCGACGAGGCCAGCCACGCGCTCGAGGTGCTGCTGGCCGACGCCTCGGGCCGCCTGAGCCTGTTCCTCGGCGTCGTCGGCAACGGCCGCATCGACCTGGCCACCGACTTCGTGGCGCGCACCGCCACGGCCTCCGAGGTCACCGCGGCCAAGCGCGTCTACGGATTGGTCGAGGGCTCCCTGCTGTGGGCCGAGGACCTCGCGGCGTTCGGCCACCCGCTGCGCTCCTACGCCTCCGCCCAGCTCGCCCGGGTCGAGACGCCGGCGCGAGAGGGGCGACCGCATGACTGA
- a CDS encoding FUSC family protein, protein MSASASVDDPGRPRLAGRVVRRLVLRARARQGVSRVRTSFWPIVQAAAAAGLAYLLGGWLLGHEQPFFAAIAAWACLGFTFDRDVRKIAEVALGVTVGVAVGDLVVQLIGSGWWQLSTVLVVAAVLARFVDRGAVLAAQAGTQAIVVVGLPSLTGGPFGRAGDAMVGGAVALAVALLTPTDPRRGLRTLGNVATTALAAVVELAAGAVRAADADGLAAALVRARASDPALSEWLERVQHASEQARVSINRVHRDELERLGAQAVLVERAMRTVRVLVRRAPFELRHASAPERAVLADLLDRFAAGVRLLAAAVSTGQDAAVARSTLTELAGALDPHETSDWGVRALVVLLRSPVVDVLEAAGAGPQEARAALGDL, encoded by the coding sequence ATGAGCGCGAGCGCGTCCGTGGACGACCCCGGCCGACCCCGGCTCGCGGGCCGCGTGGTGCGCCGCCTCGTGCTGCGGGCCCGCGCCCGCCAGGGCGTCTCGCGGGTGCGCACCTCGTTCTGGCCCATCGTCCAGGCCGCGGCCGCCGCGGGCCTCGCCTACCTGCTCGGCGGCTGGCTGCTGGGCCACGAGCAGCCGTTCTTCGCCGCGATCGCCGCCTGGGCGTGCCTGGGCTTCACCTTCGACCGGGACGTGCGCAAGATCGCCGAGGTCGCGCTCGGCGTGACGGTCGGGGTGGCCGTCGGCGACCTGGTGGTGCAGCTCATCGGCTCGGGCTGGTGGCAGCTGAGCACCGTGCTCGTGGTCGCGGCCGTCCTCGCGCGCTTCGTCGACCGCGGCGCCGTGCTCGCCGCGCAGGCCGGCACGCAGGCCATCGTCGTCGTCGGGCTGCCCTCGCTCACCGGCGGGCCGTTCGGGCGAGCGGGAGACGCGATGGTGGGCGGCGCCGTCGCGCTCGCCGTCGCCCTGCTGACGCCGACCGACCCGCGCCGCGGGCTGCGCACCCTCGGCAACGTCGCCACGACGGCGCTCGCCGCCGTCGTCGAGCTGGCCGCCGGCGCCGTGCGGGCCGCCGACGCCGACGGGCTCGCCGCCGCGCTCGTGCGGGCGCGCGCGTCGGACCCCGCGCTGTCCGAGTGGCTTGAGCGTGTGCAGCACGCGAGCGAGCAGGCGCGCGTGAGCATCAACCGGGTGCACCGCGACGAGCTCGAACGCCTCGGCGCACAGGCCGTGCTCGTCGAGCGGGCCATGCGCACCGTCCGCGTGCTGGTGCGGCGCGCGCCCTTCGAGCTGCGCCACGCCTCCGCGCCAGAGCGCGCGGTGCTGGCCGACCTGCTCGACCGCTTCGCGGCCGGGGTGCGGCTGCTGGCCGCCGCCGTCTCCACCGGTCAGGACGCCGCCGTCGCGCGCTCGACGCTCACCGAGCTCGCGGGAGCGCTCGACCCGCACGAGACCTCCGACTGGGGTGTGCGGGCGCTCGTCGTGCTGCTGCGCTCGCCCGTGGTCGACGTGCTCGAGGCCGCCGGGGCCGGTCCGCAGGAGGCCCGCGCCGCGCTCGGCGACCTGTGA